A single genomic interval of Lathyrus oleraceus cultivar Zhongwan6 chromosome 7, CAAS_Psat_ZW6_1.0, whole genome shotgun sequence harbors:
- the LOC127106770 gene encoding probably inactive leucine-rich repeat receptor-like protein kinase At5g48380 isoform X2, translating to MLTLNTVFRLSKLKHFANNFDSIISCLLAKNRKNKNLQRKKTGKKSKLPDHNSKQKLKKVCKKDQILPVGLLEKRIQINKVGRLSYRINYTKICHATKDFSRDNVIGVGVIGIMYKATLPNGCFLAVTRLNDSQLSIKRFELEIMLLGQYSHRNIVPLVGFCIEEQNERVLVYQYMPNGKLSDWLNDDTTKLGWSRVIKIALGVARGLCCFHHSLHMVHLSISSECILLGNNFEPKISNVGEAIMNNDVNKNIGFEKKDVYDFGCLLFELIKGKKFGQVSDCLSDTSVPFTTYTYPNPMNLLEDHFGFYDVMDETLNKIEFEDEVSSLLSVACDCVHPFFEQRPTMLEVYCKMGKIWERDEICEDLDIVTSTTSNVTNSFGCD from the exons ATGTTAACACTTAACACTGTATTTCGTCTAAGCAAACTCAAGCATTTTGCAAACAACTTTGATTCCATAATCTCTTGTTTG CTGGCGAAGAACAGAAAAAATAAGAACCTTCAACGTAAGAAAACAGGAAAGAAAAGTAAATTACCTGATCATAACTCTAAACAG AAACTAAAGAAAGTCTGCAAAAAAGACCAAATATTGCCTGTTGGGTTGCTAGAGAAAAGAATACAG ATCAATAAAGTTGGAAGATTGAGTTATAGAATAAACTATACAAAAATCTGTCATGCAACAAAAGACTTTAGTAGGGACAATGTGATTGGGGTAGGAGTGATTGGAATAATGTACAAGGCAACACTTCCCAACGGTTGTTTCTTGGCAGTTACGAGACTAAATGATTCACAGTTATCTATCAAAAGGTTCGAGTTGGAAATAATGTTATTGGGACAATACAGTCACAGAAACATAGTTCCGTTGGTTGGTTTCTGCATAGAAGAACAAAATGAAAGAGTTTTGGTGTATCAGTACATGCCAAATGGAAAACTTTCTGATTGGTTGAATGATGATACTACAAAACTAGGATGGTCAAGAGTTATCAAAATTGCACTTGGTGTTGCAAGAGGTTTATGTTGCTTCCATCATAGCTTGCATATGGTTCATCTTAGCATAAGTTCCGAGTGTATCTTGTTAGGGAACAATTTTGAGCCAAAAATATCCAATGTTGGAGAGGCTATTATGAATAATGATGTGAACAAAAACATAGGATTTGAGAAGAAAGATGTTTATGACTTTGGTTGTTTGCTTTTTGAGTTGATTAAGGGGAAGAAATTTGGCCAAGTGAGTGATTGTTTAAGCGATACAAGTGTTCCTTTTACGACGTACACGTATCCGAATCCTATGAACCTGTTGGAGGATCATTTTGGGTTCTATGATGTAATGGATGAAACTTTAAACAAGATAGAATTTGAAGATGAGGTGTCTTCTCTTCTTAGTGTTGCATGTGATTGTGTCCATCCTTTCTTTGAACAAAGACCTACTATGCTTGAGGTGTATTGCAAGATGGGAAAGATATGGGAGAGAGATGAGATTTGTGAAGATCTTGATATTGTTACTTCTACTACAAGTAACGTCACCAATAGTTTTGGTTGTGACTGA
- the LOC127106770 gene encoding probably inactive leucine-rich repeat receptor-like protein kinase At5g48380 isoform X1 — MELSDQFKDSFHQGLIAGYFFTATFCIVFYISYYLPTQLAKNRKNKNLQRKKTGKKSKLPDHNSKQKLKKVCKKDQILPVGLLEKRIQINKVGRLSYRINYTKICHATKDFSRDNVIGVGVIGIMYKATLPNGCFLAVTRLNDSQLSIKRFELEIMLLGQYSHRNIVPLVGFCIEEQNERVLVYQYMPNGKLSDWLNDDTTKLGWSRVIKIALGVARGLCCFHHSLHMVHLSISSECILLGNNFEPKISNVGEAIMNNDVNKNIGFEKKDVYDFGCLLFELIKGKKFGQVSDCLSDTSVPFTTYTYPNPMNLLEDHFGFYDVMDETLNKIEFEDEVSSLLSVACDCVHPFFEQRPTMLEVYCKMGKIWERDEICEDLDIVTSTTSNVTNSFGCD; from the exons ATGGAACTCTCTGACCAATTCAAAGATTCATTTCACCAAGGTCTTATTGCTGGCTATTTTTTCACTGCAACTTTTTGCATTGTTTTTTATATTTCCTATTATCTACCCACACAGCTGGCGAAGAACAGAAAAAATAAGAACCTTCAACGTAAGAAAACAGGAAAGAAAAGTAAATTACCTGATCATAACTCTAAACAG AAACTAAAGAAAGTCTGCAAAAAAGACCAAATATTGCCTGTTGGGTTGCTAGAGAAAAGAATACAG ATCAATAAAGTTGGAAGATTGAGTTATAGAATAAACTATACAAAAATCTGTCATGCAACAAAAGACTTTAGTAGGGACAATGTGATTGGGGTAGGAGTGATTGGAATAATGTACAAGGCAACACTTCCCAACGGTTGTTTCTTGGCAGTTACGAGACTAAATGATTCACAGTTATCTATCAAAAGGTTCGAGTTGGAAATAATGTTATTGGGACAATACAGTCACAGAAACATAGTTCCGTTGGTTGGTTTCTGCATAGAAGAACAAAATGAAAGAGTTTTGGTGTATCAGTACATGCCAAATGGAAAACTTTCTGATTGGTTGAATGATGATACTACAAAACTAGGATGGTCAAGAGTTATCAAAATTGCACTTGGTGTTGCAAGAGGTTTATGTTGCTTCCATCATAGCTTGCATATGGTTCATCTTAGCATAAGTTCCGAGTGTATCTTGTTAGGGAACAATTTTGAGCCAAAAATATCCAATGTTGGAGAGGCTATTATGAATAATGATGTGAACAAAAACATAGGATTTGAGAAGAAAGATGTTTATGACTTTGGTTGTTTGCTTTTTGAGTTGATTAAGGGGAAGAAATTTGGCCAAGTGAGTGATTGTTTAAGCGATACAAGTGTTCCTTTTACGACGTACACGTATCCGAATCCTATGAACCTGTTGGAGGATCATTTTGGGTTCTATGATGTAATGGATGAAACTTTAAACAAGATAGAATTTGAAGATGAGGTGTCTTCTCTTCTTAGTGTTGCATGTGATTGTGTCCATCCTTTCTTTGAACAAAGACCTACTATGCTTGAGGTGTATTGCAAGATGGGAAAGATATGGGAGAGAGATGAGATTTGTGAAGATCTTGATATTGTTACTTCTACTACAAGTAACGTCACCAATAGTTTTGGTTGTGACTGA